Proteins encoded together in one Rhizobium leguminosarum bv. trifolii WSM1325 window:
- a CDS encoding transcriptional regulator, GntR family (PFAM: GntR domain protein; regulatory protein GntR HTH~SMART: regulatory protein GntR HTH~KEGG: jan:Jann_4140 GntR family transcriptional regulator), translated as MLPPVINETIAESSYRRIRADIIFGRLPPGQKLKLESLKETYETSISTLREVLNRLSSEGLVLAEGQKGFEVSPVSVSDLKETAALRLLLETHALEQSFVHGDVEWEAPLVSAHYKLARMEQVMATGDTSRAEDWKRYDWEFHQALISACGSKLLMETHSVIFDRYLRYQMVALSYRGDVAANEHQQLLDAALRRDAETAKRVLALHIQGGVEHALARGTLR; from the coding sequence ATGTTGCCGCCGGTTATCAACGAGACCATCGCCGAGAGCAGCTACAGGCGCATTCGGGCCGACATCATTTTTGGCCGGCTGCCTCCCGGACAAAAGCTGAAACTGGAAAGCCTGAAGGAAACCTACGAGACCAGCATCAGCACACTTCGGGAAGTGCTGAACCGGCTCTCCTCCGAGGGGCTTGTCCTCGCCGAGGGACAGAAAGGTTTCGAAGTGTCTCCGGTGTCGGTTTCAGACCTCAAGGAGACGGCGGCGCTGAGGCTTCTCTTGGAAACACATGCGCTGGAGCAGTCGTTCGTGCATGGCGACGTGGAGTGGGAAGCTCCGCTGGTATCGGCGCATTACAAATTGGCGCGGATGGAACAGGTGATGGCAACCGGCGACACCAGCAGGGCTGAGGACTGGAAGCGCTACGACTGGGAGTTCCACCAAGCCCTGATATCTGCCTGCGGGTCGAAACTGCTGATGGAGACGCATTCGGTGATCTTCGACAGATATCTCAGATATCAGATGGTTGCCTTGTCCTATCGAGGCGATGTCGCGGCCAATGAACATCAGCAGCTTTTGGATGCGGCATTGCGACGGGACGCGGAGACCGCCAAGCGGGTGCTTGCCCTGCATATTCAAGGCGGGGTCGAACATGCGCTGGCGAGAGGGACGCTGAGATAG